A single Phragmites australis chromosome 4, lpPhrAust1.1, whole genome shotgun sequence DNA region contains:
- the LOC133916861 gene encoding protein CHROMATIN REMODELING 35-like isoform X2, with translation MGFRWMDLASNKRQKHGNEQTNSPGTQFQSSILSNNRRVCLQFLEQYNELKYGSVTKGLEAIHIKRRELIGILEKLQQVPIRLPYSSPVLKSSDATLYNFGQSGSNYSSANIIDLDADEDNFGDDNYANVGNTGADATFLAVDSDIEDGVQSFGGENSPSKQHENFIQQQLLPEQPVEHQEIIILDNVNSSTEPQVSVKRGKDIMDPDNVSDKPNKIALFDSDSTSVQQSLIKQGHGHIKTTNESHHKEKGKIEKTIEKDIDSYEVSSEVVQTEPQSNGINHHDKGSPVDELEDLWRDMSVALACSKTIGSNQSIVPSEKNTCEEMEDACNHDFLMKDDLGIVCRVCGLIEQRIENTFEYSWKKRKQSYKTYPSEHRNSSDPDATGNPSAMVLKVVPDTLSIHPQHSQHMKPHQMEGFNFLIKNLADENNPGGCILAHAPGSGKTFMLISFVHSFLNRYPAGRPLIVLPRGILGTWKSEFLRWQVENIPLYDFYSSKANNRSEQLKVLKLWEEYRSILLIGYQKFEHIVSDDSSDSEAIMCREKLLKVPSLVILDEGHTSRNDQTELLSALETIQTPRKVVLSGTLFQNHVSEVFNILNLVRPKFLKMQKSRAIMKRILTKVDMLGKSVRAKNISEKVFYELIEENLQKDSKTMKVMIIQNLRELTKNVLHYYQGEILKELPGLVDFTVLLNMSTKQDNIIKGLVGTNKFEAHAKCNAVSLHPCLKDVKNVDKKNRNISKRKMELIIRGIDINDGVKAKFIYNLLSLSEAAGEKVLVFSQYVRSLDFLETLVTKMKGWKSGVNTFQMNGGLTNDQREQAVERFNNSPDAKVFFGSIKACGEGISLVGASRVVILDVHENPAVMRQAIGRAFRPGQSKMVYCYRLVAAGSLEEEHHNTAFKKERVSKLWFEWNELSSNEDFELAEVDVSGTEDRFLESPALREDIKSLLKR, from the exons GATGGATCTTGCAAGCAACAAAAGGCAGAAGCATGGCAATGAGCAAACTAATTCACCAGGCACCCAATTCCAGTCAAGCATCCTCAGTAATAATAGACGTGTCTGTCTTCAGTTTCTTGAGCAATACAATGAATTGAAGTATGGGAGTGTCACCAAAGGCCTCGAGGCAATCCATATCAAGCGGCGTGAACTTATTGGCATCTTAGAAAAGCTACAGCAAGTTCCTATCCGACTGCCCTATTCCAGTCCAGTCCTGAAATCATCAGATGCAACATTATATAACTTCGGGCAAAGTGGGAGCAATTACAGTTCAGCTAATATCATCGACTTGGATGCAGACGAAGACAATTTTGGAGATGATAACTATGCTAATGTGGGGAACACTGGGGCTGATGCAACATTTTTAGCAGTCGATTCTGACATCGAGGATGGGGTACAATCCTTTGGAGGTGAGAATTCACCTTCTAAGCAACATGAAAATTTTATCCAACAGCAGTTGCTGCCTGAGCAGCCTGTTGAACATCAAGAAATCATCATTCTGGATAATGTGAATAGCAGTACTGAACCACAAGTTTCAGTTAAGCGAGGAAAGGACATCATGGATCCTGACAATGTTTCTGATAAG CCCAACAAGATTGCTCTATTTGATAGTGACAGTACTTCGGTGCAGCAGTCATTGATCAAGCAAGGACATGGCCATATTAAAACTACTAATGAG AGTCATCATAAGGAGAAAGGAAAGATTGAAAAAACCATAGAGAAAGATATTGATTCTTATGAAGTATCTAGTGAAGTTGTACAAACTGAACCACAAAGCAACGGTATTAATCACCATGACAAAGGCAGCCCGGTTGATGAGCTGGAAGATCTTTGGAGGGACATGTCAGTTGCATTGGCATGTTCAAAG ACCATTGGAAGTAATCAGAGTATTGTTCCATCAGAGAAAAACACTTGTGAGGAAATGGAGGATGCATGTAATCATGACTTCTTAATGAAAGATGATttgggcattgtgtgccgtgtTTGTggtctcatcgagcagcgcaTTGAGAATACTTTTGAGTACTCATGGAAAAAG CGCAAGCAATCTTACAAAACATACCCCTCAGAACATAGAAACTCTAGTGATCCGGATGCAACTGGCAATCCTTCAGCAATGGTTCTCAAAGTTGTCCCTGATACTCTGTCAATCCACCCTCAACATTCACAACATATGAAACCTCACCAGATGGAAGGTTTCAATTTCTTGATCAAGAACTTGGCAGATGAGAACAATCCAGGAGGGTGTATTCTAGCACACGCGCCTGGTTCTGGGAAGACCTTTATGCTCATCAGTTTCGTCCACAGCTTCCTGAACCGGTACCCTGCTGGGAGGCCATTGATTGTGCTTCCAAGGGGTATTCTGGGAACATGGAAAAGCGAATTTCTCCGTTGGCAAGTTGAGAACATTCCTTTGTATGACTTCTACTCCTCCAAAGCTAATAACCGGTCTGAGCAGCTCAAAGTTTTGAAATTGTGGGAAGAATACAGAAGCATATTGCTGATCGGTTATCAGAAATTTGAACACATAGTTTCTGATGACTCTTCTGATAGTGAAGCCATAATGTGCAGAGAGAAGCTGCTGAAGGTCCCTAGCCTTGTAATTCTAGATGAAGGCCACACCTCGAGAAATGACCAAACAGAACTGCTCAGTGCACTTGAAACTATTCAAACTCCTCGAAAAGTGGTGCTCTCAGGAACCTTGTTTCAGAACCATGTAAGTGAGGTTTTCAACATTTTGAACCTTGTCCGACccaaattcttgaagatgcAGAAATCTCGTGCAATCATGAAGCGTATACTAACTAAGGTGGACATGCTAGGGAAGAGTGTACGAGCAAAAAACATCTCAGAAAAGGTCTTCTATGAATTGATTGAAGAGAACCTTCAGAAGGATTCGAAAACAATGAAAGTGATGATTATCCAGAATCTACGCGAGCTAACTAAGAATGTGCTCCACTATTACCAAGGTGAGATCTTGAAGGAGCTACCTGGACTTGTGGATTTCACAGTTTTGCTAAATATGAGTACCAAACAGGACAATATCATCAAGGGTTTGGTAGGAACAAATAAATTTGAAGCACATGCAAAATGCAATGCTGTTTCTCTTCATCCATGCTTAAAGGATGTCAAGAATGTTGAtaagaaaaatagaaacatCAGCAAAAGGAAGATGGAATTAATCATACGTGGAATCGATATCAATGATGGGGTGAAGGCAAAGTTCATATACAATCTGTTGTCTCTTTCGGAAGCTGCGGGAGAGAAGGTACTCGTGTTCAGCCAGTATGTGCGCTCTCTTGATTTCTTGGAAACGCTGGTCACCAAAATGAAAGGATGGAAATCAGGAGTTAACACTTTCCAGATGAATGGTGGTTTAACTAATGATCAGCGAGAGCAAGCAGTCGAGAGATTCAACAACTCACCAGACGCTAAAGTCTTCTTCGGTTCCATCAAGGCGTGCGGGGAGGGGATCTCCCTCGTTGGAGCATCACGTGTTGTCATTTTGGATGTCCATGAGAATCCTGCTGTGATGCGCCAGGCGATCGGACGGGCATTCAGACCAGGGCAGTCTAAAATGGTGTACTGTTACCGCCTCGTCGCCGCTGGCTCACTGGAGGAGGAGCATCACAACACGGCCTTCAAGAAAGAGCGGGTGTCAAAGCTGTGGTTCGAGTGGAATGAGCTTAGCAGCAATGAGGATTTTGAGCTCGCCGAGGTGGATGTTTCTGGCACCGAGGACAGATTTCTGGAAAGCCCTGCACTGCGAGAAGATATCAAATCCCTATTGAAAAG GTGA
- the LOC133916861 gene encoding protein CHROMATIN REMODELING 35-like isoform X4, with the protein MGFRWMDLASNKRQKHGNEQTNSPGTQFQSSILSNNRRVCLQFLEQYNELKYGSVTKGLEAIHIKRRELIGILEKLQQVPIRLPYSSPVLKSSDATLYNFGQSGSNYSSANIIDLDADEDNFGDDNYANVGNTGADATFLAVDSDIEDGVQSFGVKRGKDIMDPDNVSDKPNKIALFDSDSTSVQQSLIKQGHGHIKTTNEQSHHKEKGKIEKTIEKDIDSYEVSSEVVQTEPQSNGINHHDKGSPVDELEDLWRDMSVALACSKTIGSNQSIVPSEKNTCEEMEDACNHDFLMKDDLGIVCRVCGLIEQRIENTFEYSWKKRKQSYKTYPSEHRNSSDPDATGNPSAMVLKVVPDTLSIHPQHSQHMKPHQMEGFNFLIKNLADENNPGGCILAHAPGSGKTFMLISFVHSFLNRYPAGRPLIVLPRGILGTWKSEFLRWQVENIPLYDFYSSKANNRSEQLKVLKLWEEYRSILLIGYQKFEHIVSDDSSDSEAIMCREKLLKVPSLVILDEGHTSRNDQTELLSALETIQTPRKVVLSGTLFQNHVSEVFNILNLVRPKFLKMQKSRAIMKRILTKVDMLGKSVRAKNISEKVFYELIEENLQKDSKTMKVMIIQNLRELTKNVLHYYQGEILKELPGLVDFTVLLNMSTKQDNIIKGLVGTNKFEAHAKCNAVSLHPCLKDVKNVDKKNRNISKRKMELIIRGIDINDGVKAKFIYNLLSLSEAAGEKVLVFSQYVRSLDFLETLVTKMKGWKSGVNTFQMNGGLTNDQREQAVERFNNSPDAKVFFGSIKACGEGISLVGASRVVILDVHENPAVMRQAIGRAFRPGQSKMVYCYRLVAAGSLEEEHHNTAFKKERVSKLWFEWNELSSNEDFELAEVDVSGTEDRFLESPALREDIKSLLKR; encoded by the exons GATGGATCTTGCAAGCAACAAAAGGCAGAAGCATGGCAATGAGCAAACTAATTCACCAGGCACCCAATTCCAGTCAAGCATCCTCAGTAATAATAGACGTGTCTGTCTTCAGTTTCTTGAGCAATACAATGAATTGAAGTATGGGAGTGTCACCAAAGGCCTCGAGGCAATCCATATCAAGCGGCGTGAACTTATTGGCATCTTAGAAAAGCTACAGCAAGTTCCTATCCGACTGCCCTATTCCAGTCCAGTCCTGAAATCATCAGATGCAACATTATATAACTTCGGGCAAAGTGGGAGCAATTACAGTTCAGCTAATATCATCGACTTGGATGCAGACGAAGACAATTTTGGAGATGATAACTATGCTAATGTGGGGAACACTGGGGCTGATGCAACATTTTTAGCAGTCGATTCTGACATCGAGGATGGGGTACAATCCTTTGGAG TTAAGCGAGGAAAGGACATCATGGATCCTGACAATGTTTCTGATAAG CCCAACAAGATTGCTCTATTTGATAGTGACAGTACTTCGGTGCAGCAGTCATTGATCAAGCAAGGACATGGCCATATTAAAACTACTAATGAG CAGAGTCATCATAAGGAGAAAGGAAAGATTGAAAAAACCATAGAGAAAGATATTGATTCTTATGAAGTATCTAGTGAAGTTGTACAAACTGAACCACAAAGCAACGGTATTAATCACCATGACAAAGGCAGCCCGGTTGATGAGCTGGAAGATCTTTGGAGGGACATGTCAGTTGCATTGGCATGTTCAAAG ACCATTGGAAGTAATCAGAGTATTGTTCCATCAGAGAAAAACACTTGTGAGGAAATGGAGGATGCATGTAATCATGACTTCTTAATGAAAGATGATttgggcattgtgtgccgtgtTTGTggtctcatcgagcagcgcaTTGAGAATACTTTTGAGTACTCATGGAAAAAG CGCAAGCAATCTTACAAAACATACCCCTCAGAACATAGAAACTCTAGTGATCCGGATGCAACTGGCAATCCTTCAGCAATGGTTCTCAAAGTTGTCCCTGATACTCTGTCAATCCACCCTCAACATTCACAACATATGAAACCTCACCAGATGGAAGGTTTCAATTTCTTGATCAAGAACTTGGCAGATGAGAACAATCCAGGAGGGTGTATTCTAGCACACGCGCCTGGTTCTGGGAAGACCTTTATGCTCATCAGTTTCGTCCACAGCTTCCTGAACCGGTACCCTGCTGGGAGGCCATTGATTGTGCTTCCAAGGGGTATTCTGGGAACATGGAAAAGCGAATTTCTCCGTTGGCAAGTTGAGAACATTCCTTTGTATGACTTCTACTCCTCCAAAGCTAATAACCGGTCTGAGCAGCTCAAAGTTTTGAAATTGTGGGAAGAATACAGAAGCATATTGCTGATCGGTTATCAGAAATTTGAACACATAGTTTCTGATGACTCTTCTGATAGTGAAGCCATAATGTGCAGAGAGAAGCTGCTGAAGGTCCCTAGCCTTGTAATTCTAGATGAAGGCCACACCTCGAGAAATGACCAAACAGAACTGCTCAGTGCACTTGAAACTATTCAAACTCCTCGAAAAGTGGTGCTCTCAGGAACCTTGTTTCAGAACCATGTAAGTGAGGTTTTCAACATTTTGAACCTTGTCCGACccaaattcttgaagatgcAGAAATCTCGTGCAATCATGAAGCGTATACTAACTAAGGTGGACATGCTAGGGAAGAGTGTACGAGCAAAAAACATCTCAGAAAAGGTCTTCTATGAATTGATTGAAGAGAACCTTCAGAAGGATTCGAAAACAATGAAAGTGATGATTATCCAGAATCTACGCGAGCTAACTAAGAATGTGCTCCACTATTACCAAGGTGAGATCTTGAAGGAGCTACCTGGACTTGTGGATTTCACAGTTTTGCTAAATATGAGTACCAAACAGGACAATATCATCAAGGGTTTGGTAGGAACAAATAAATTTGAAGCACATGCAAAATGCAATGCTGTTTCTCTTCATCCATGCTTAAAGGATGTCAAGAATGTTGAtaagaaaaatagaaacatCAGCAAAAGGAAGATGGAATTAATCATACGTGGAATCGATATCAATGATGGGGTGAAGGCAAAGTTCATATACAATCTGTTGTCTCTTTCGGAAGCTGCGGGAGAGAAGGTACTCGTGTTCAGCCAGTATGTGCGCTCTCTTGATTTCTTGGAAACGCTGGTCACCAAAATGAAAGGATGGAAATCAGGAGTTAACACTTTCCAGATGAATGGTGGTTTAACTAATGATCAGCGAGAGCAAGCAGTCGAGAGATTCAACAACTCACCAGACGCTAAAGTCTTCTTCGGTTCCATCAAGGCGTGCGGGGAGGGGATCTCCCTCGTTGGAGCATCACGTGTTGTCATTTTGGATGTCCATGAGAATCCTGCTGTGATGCGCCAGGCGATCGGACGGGCATTCAGACCAGGGCAGTCTAAAATGGTGTACTGTTACCGCCTCGTCGCCGCTGGCTCACTGGAGGAGGAGCATCACAACACGGCCTTCAAGAAAGAGCGGGTGTCAAAGCTGTGGTTCGAGTGGAATGAGCTTAGCAGCAATGAGGATTTTGAGCTCGCCGAGGTGGATGTTTCTGGCACCGAGGACAGATTTCTGGAAAGCCCTGCACTGCGAGAAGATATCAAATCCCTATTGAAAAG GTGA
- the LOC133916861 gene encoding protein CHROMATIN REMODELING 35-like isoform X3 gives MDLASNKRQKHGNEQTNSPGTQFQSSILSNNRRVCLQFLEQYNELKYGSVTKGLEAIHIKRRELIGILEKLQQVPIRLPYSSPVLKSSDATLYNFGQSGSNYSSANIIDLDADEDNFGDDNYANVGNTGADATFLAVDSDIEDGVQSFGGENSPSKQHENFIQQQLLPEQPVEHQEIIILDNVNSSTEPQVSVKRGKDIMDPDNVSDKPNKIALFDSDSTSVQQSLIKQGHGHIKTTNEQSHHKEKGKIEKTIEKDIDSYEVSSEVVQTEPQSNGINHHDKGSPVDELEDLWRDMSVALACSKTIGSNQSIVPSEKNTCEEMEDACNHDFLMKDDLGIVCRVCGLIEQRIENTFEYSWKKRKQSYKTYPSEHRNSSDPDATGNPSAMVLKVVPDTLSIHPQHSQHMKPHQMEGFNFLIKNLADENNPGGCILAHAPGSGKTFMLISFVHSFLNRYPAGRPLIVLPRGILGTWKSEFLRWQVENIPLYDFYSSKANNRSEQLKVLKLWEEYRSILLIGYQKFEHIVSDDSSDSEAIMCREKLLKVPSLVILDEGHTSRNDQTELLSALETIQTPRKVVLSGTLFQNHVSEVFNILNLVRPKFLKMQKSRAIMKRILTKVDMLGKSVRAKNISEKVFYELIEENLQKDSKTMKVMIIQNLRELTKNVLHYYQGEILKELPGLVDFTVLLNMSTKQDNIIKGLVGTNKFEAHAKCNAVSLHPCLKDVKNVDKKNRNISKRKMELIIRGIDINDGVKAKFIYNLLSLSEAAGEKVLVFSQYVRSLDFLETLVTKMKGWKSGVNTFQMNGGLTNDQREQAVERFNNSPDAKVFFGSIKACGEGISLVGASRVVILDVHENPAVMRQAIGRAFRPGQSKMVYCYRLVAAGSLEEEHHNTAFKKERVSKLWFEWNELSSNEDFELAEVDVSGTEDRFLESPALREDIKSLLKR, from the exons ATGGATCTTGCAAGCAACAAAAGGCAGAAGCATGGCAATGAGCAAACTAATTCACCAGGCACCCAATTCCAGTCAAGCATCCTCAGTAATAATAGACGTGTCTGTCTTCAGTTTCTTGAGCAATACAATGAATTGAAGTATGGGAGTGTCACCAAAGGCCTCGAGGCAATCCATATCAAGCGGCGTGAACTTATTGGCATCTTAGAAAAGCTACAGCAAGTTCCTATCCGACTGCCCTATTCCAGTCCAGTCCTGAAATCATCAGATGCAACATTATATAACTTCGGGCAAAGTGGGAGCAATTACAGTTCAGCTAATATCATCGACTTGGATGCAGACGAAGACAATTTTGGAGATGATAACTATGCTAATGTGGGGAACACTGGGGCTGATGCAACATTTTTAGCAGTCGATTCTGACATCGAGGATGGGGTACAATCCTTTGGAGGTGAGAATTCACCTTCTAAGCAACATGAAAATTTTATCCAACAGCAGTTGCTGCCTGAGCAGCCTGTTGAACATCAAGAAATCATCATTCTGGATAATGTGAATAGCAGTACTGAACCACAAGTTTCAGTTAAGCGAGGAAAGGACATCATGGATCCTGACAATGTTTCTGATAAG CCCAACAAGATTGCTCTATTTGATAGTGACAGTACTTCGGTGCAGCAGTCATTGATCAAGCAAGGACATGGCCATATTAAAACTACTAATGAG CAGAGTCATCATAAGGAGAAAGGAAAGATTGAAAAAACCATAGAGAAAGATATTGATTCTTATGAAGTATCTAGTGAAGTTGTACAAACTGAACCACAAAGCAACGGTATTAATCACCATGACAAAGGCAGCCCGGTTGATGAGCTGGAAGATCTTTGGAGGGACATGTCAGTTGCATTGGCATGTTCAAAG ACCATTGGAAGTAATCAGAGTATTGTTCCATCAGAGAAAAACACTTGTGAGGAAATGGAGGATGCATGTAATCATGACTTCTTAATGAAAGATGATttgggcattgtgtgccgtgtTTGTggtctcatcgagcagcgcaTTGAGAATACTTTTGAGTACTCATGGAAAAAG CGCAAGCAATCTTACAAAACATACCCCTCAGAACATAGAAACTCTAGTGATCCGGATGCAACTGGCAATCCTTCAGCAATGGTTCTCAAAGTTGTCCCTGATACTCTGTCAATCCACCCTCAACATTCACAACATATGAAACCTCACCAGATGGAAGGTTTCAATTTCTTGATCAAGAACTTGGCAGATGAGAACAATCCAGGAGGGTGTATTCTAGCACACGCGCCTGGTTCTGGGAAGACCTTTATGCTCATCAGTTTCGTCCACAGCTTCCTGAACCGGTACCCTGCTGGGAGGCCATTGATTGTGCTTCCAAGGGGTATTCTGGGAACATGGAAAAGCGAATTTCTCCGTTGGCAAGTTGAGAACATTCCTTTGTATGACTTCTACTCCTCCAAAGCTAATAACCGGTCTGAGCAGCTCAAAGTTTTGAAATTGTGGGAAGAATACAGAAGCATATTGCTGATCGGTTATCAGAAATTTGAACACATAGTTTCTGATGACTCTTCTGATAGTGAAGCCATAATGTGCAGAGAGAAGCTGCTGAAGGTCCCTAGCCTTGTAATTCTAGATGAAGGCCACACCTCGAGAAATGACCAAACAGAACTGCTCAGTGCACTTGAAACTATTCAAACTCCTCGAAAAGTGGTGCTCTCAGGAACCTTGTTTCAGAACCATGTAAGTGAGGTTTTCAACATTTTGAACCTTGTCCGACccaaattcttgaagatgcAGAAATCTCGTGCAATCATGAAGCGTATACTAACTAAGGTGGACATGCTAGGGAAGAGTGTACGAGCAAAAAACATCTCAGAAAAGGTCTTCTATGAATTGATTGAAGAGAACCTTCAGAAGGATTCGAAAACAATGAAAGTGATGATTATCCAGAATCTACGCGAGCTAACTAAGAATGTGCTCCACTATTACCAAGGTGAGATCTTGAAGGAGCTACCTGGACTTGTGGATTTCACAGTTTTGCTAAATATGAGTACCAAACAGGACAATATCATCAAGGGTTTGGTAGGAACAAATAAATTTGAAGCACATGCAAAATGCAATGCTGTTTCTCTTCATCCATGCTTAAAGGATGTCAAGAATGTTGAtaagaaaaatagaaacatCAGCAAAAGGAAGATGGAATTAATCATACGTGGAATCGATATCAATGATGGGGTGAAGGCAAAGTTCATATACAATCTGTTGTCTCTTTCGGAAGCTGCGGGAGAGAAGGTACTCGTGTTCAGCCAGTATGTGCGCTCTCTTGATTTCTTGGAAACGCTGGTCACCAAAATGAAAGGATGGAAATCAGGAGTTAACACTTTCCAGATGAATGGTGGTTTAACTAATGATCAGCGAGAGCAAGCAGTCGAGAGATTCAACAACTCACCAGACGCTAAAGTCTTCTTCGGTTCCATCAAGGCGTGCGGGGAGGGGATCTCCCTCGTTGGAGCATCACGTGTTGTCATTTTGGATGTCCATGAGAATCCTGCTGTGATGCGCCAGGCGATCGGACGGGCATTCAGACCAGGGCAGTCTAAAATGGTGTACTGTTACCGCCTCGTCGCCGCTGGCTCACTGGAGGAGGAGCATCACAACACGGCCTTCAAGAAAGAGCGGGTGTCAAAGCTGTGGTTCGAGTGGAATGAGCTTAGCAGCAATGAGGATTTTGAGCTCGCCGAGGTGGATGTTTCTGGCACCGAGGACAGATTTCTGGAAAGCCCTGCACTGCGAGAAGATATCAAATCCCTATTGAAAAG GTGA